The window CTGGGGGGCATTCTTCTGATAAAAGGACATCCCCGGCACACCGTGCGGATAGCGGATAACCGTTAACAGCCGGTCTTTGCAGTAACGCAGCAGGTAAGGGGAGAGTGCAGCCAGCTTTTGCAGGTAAATCCGCTTGGTGATTCCGACCTCCGGCCAGAGAGGCTTGTCCGGGTTCGTAACTGTGATCTCTTGTCCGTCTACGGTAATGGAACCTTTGAGCATGCCCGGCATAGGGTATCCTCCTTTACATAAGTCTCAGTACAGCGGGTAAGCTATGCTTCTAATCGGCCTGGAAGCAGAGCTTACCCTCTTTGCCCGATCCGGCAATCCTCCGGAGGCAGGTCTACCTGTGCCTGTATCACCGGCTGGCGCAGTGTGCCTGAGCTGTTCCATTCCAGAAAATGCAGCTTGAATACGAGGCTGGGTTTGATCCAGACGGCGCCCTTACTGCGCTGTGGAAGGGACGCGAAAGGCATTACGGGAATGGTCAGGTTATGTGCCTGCGCAGTCAGATTCCGCCAATCCATGGCAGTCATCCGTCCCGCCCCCGCATGTCCGATATAGTGCAGCTTGCCTGCATCGTCATAGAGCCCGAACAGCAGGGCATTTACGATGCCGTCGCGGAAGGTGACGCCGCCGGCAACTGCGGTCACATCAGAGATGATTTTTCGCTTCTGCCAGCGTTTATCTTTCCCGCCGGTGGCATAGGTGCTGTTAATGTCCTTGCAGACAATCCCCTCCAGTCTTCCGTTCAGGGCAGCGGAGAATAGCTCTGCCGGATCCGCGTAGCTGGGCACGTTCTGCACATGGGGATGCGGCAGCAGCATCTCACTGAGCATCTGCTGCCGCCGGGATAAGGGCTGATCCAGCAGCCACACCCCGTTGCAGAAGAGCATATCAAATACCATATACAGGACCGGTACCTGCGGCGTCACAGCCCGGATGGCTGCTGCGCTTTTCAGACTGTCGCGGCGCATCACTTCATGGAAGGACGGCTTGCCGCCGCTGAGCGCGATGACCTCACCGTCCAGGATGAAGGAGTCTGCGCGGCAGTAGCTGCAGGGCACCGTCAGCTCAGGATATTGCAATGTGCGCCGGTTGCCGCGGCGGTTGATCAGCTCTACATGGTTCCCGTCATAATAAGAGAGCATACGGACTCCGTCCCATTTGATCTGGGCGATCCACTGGCTGCCGGACGGGAGCTGCGCAGCGAGTACAGGTTCAAACGGTGTAACCGGCTGCATCTCCATGGCGCACCTCCTGACTATTTTGTATGCACGAAGGCTCAGGAAACGGTCTCTTTGCTTTTAGGGCTGCGCCGCTTCGCTTTGGGAGCTATAACCGGAATTGGCCCGGTTGCTTCGTTAACTACGGCAGTTCCCGGTGCCGCTTCAGCTGCTTTGGCTTTGGCTGTTTTTTTCTTTGCCGCGGCTGCCGTTTTTGGCTTGCTGGCGGAGCCGGCCAGAGAAGGGCCGGGATCGGGCGGGATGTGCTGGACAGCTTCGATACTGGCCTGCAGTGCAGCCATCAGATCGATAACATTGCTCTCCTGCCGGGACGGTGCGATATGGAATTCCTCCCCGGAAACTTTATGGGAGATCAAGTCCAGCATCCGCTGACGGTAGTCGTCCGTATATTTCTCCGGCTCAAAAGGAGTGGACAGCTGAGAGATCAGCAGCTTGGCCATATCCAGCTCTTTATCGCTTACCATGCCCGCTTCCGGCAATCCGGGAACCTGGGAGACCGGCCGCACCTCATCAGGATAAAAGATGGTCTCAATCGCCAGGCAGTCCTCTAGCACACGGATGGCGGCCAGGCTGCTTTTGGAGCGGATGGAAATCTTGGCAATCCCGATCTTACCTGTCTGGCGCATCGCCTCCATCAGCAGCCGGTAAGCATTAGTGCCCGCCTGGTCAGGAGACAGATAGTAGGTCTTTTGAAAATAAATCGGGTCGATCTCCGTCAAATCCACAAAATCAAGGATCGTAATATTTTTGCTGCTTTCTTCGGTCAGCTGATCCAGCTCCTCTTTGTCAAACAGGACAAACTTTCCTTTTTCGTACTCATAGCCCTTGCCGATCTCCTCCCAGCCCACTTCCTTCTCACAAACCGGGCATTTGCGTACATAGGACAGCGGACTGCCGCATTCCTTGTGGATGTACCGCAGTGAGATGTCTTTATCCTCCGTGGCGGAGAACATTTTGACCGGTACATGTACAAGTCCGAAGCTGATGGCTCCTTTCCAAACGGTATGCATCGATATCGCCTCCTGATAATAAGTGCTATGGCTTAGTATGGGGCGATGCCGCATTTTCTAGCCTGATGCATTTTTTGCGAACCTTGGGAAAAAATAAAGCCAGGCCCCTGAAGGGGAGCCGCGTCAAGCGGTATGCTTTACAGCGAAGAAAAGTGGAGGAACCTATGGACAGAGGACGGAATGAGTGGAGCGATGCGCTGCCTTGGCAGGATATTCCGGCAGAGGTCGTGGATTGGGCGAATATTATCGCAGATCCGGATGATGAGCTGAATATAGACGCCGCGGGGTATTTGGATGCGGATGCAACGATCGGCGAACCCGAAGCGGACGAGGAATAAGAGTGAAAAAGCGTAAGCTTCAGAAGCGAGTTTTGTACGAACCTGATACAGCGAAGCTTATGCTATTACAAAACTAAGCGTATGCTTTCGAAGCGAGTTTTGTACGAACCTGATACAGCGAAGCTTATGCTATTACAAAACTAAGCGTATGCTTCCGAAGCCAGTTTTGTACGAACCTGATACAGCGAAGCTTATGCTATTACAAAACTTTAAGGAGACCAAAAAAATGGATGTTAAGCGGGCAAAGGATATTTATGCTTCCAAGGAAATGATCTCTGTACATTTGGACGGGGAGCCGGTATGGATCGAGCGTGTGGACGAAGCAAACGGCATGGCTACAGTGCAGGTGGGTTCACGTCCGACAAATACGCATACAGTGGGTGTGGAGCGGCTGGAGGAACAGGGAAGTTAGGTGTCTCCCTCAAGTTGTGGCTGTATAGACAGAACTAGAATTTATAACAGAATATAAGCAGAGCAGCGATCCTTCAGTCATGGATATTTGCTGCTCTGCTTTTTTGGCATTCCCGGCTTACTGCATAATATAACGGCCTGTGCTCAAGCTTTGCATGATAGCTGACACAAAGGTTGACGCTAACTGCCGCTAACGCCTATATTTGGGATGTGAATTTGATGAAAAGAGATGATATCCGTGCGTCCTATCATACTAGGCGTCTGCTCGGCGCTGTTTTTTGCAGTAACTTTTGTGCTTAACCGGCGGATGGAGCTGTCAGGGGGGAGCTGGGCATGGAGTGCCTCGCTGCGTTACTTGTTTACATTGCCGTTTCTGGTGGCGATTGTGGCAGGGCGCGGCCGGCTGAAGCCCCTGCTGTCAGCAATGAAGGAGCGCCCGGCGGCATGGCTGCTCTGGGGAACGGTCGGCTTTGGCCTGTTCTATGCTCCGATCTGCTTCGCGGCTGCATATGCTCCGGGCTGGCTGACAGCCGGAACCTGGCAGCTAACGATTATTTCCGGCTCGCTGCTCGCCCCGTTCTTCGGCCGATGGGTGAGCGGACCTGACGGGCGGGTATATGAGCGCGGCCGAATCCCGCTTCGCGGCCTCGGATTGTCGCTGATTATTCTGGCCGGAGTGGTGCTGCTCCAGGCTGAACAGGCCCGCGAGCTGGAGGCATCCCAGGTATGGCTGGGCATCGTGCCGGTCCTGATTGCTTCCTTCGCCTATCCGCTCGGCAACCGCAAAATGATGGAGCTGTGCGGAGACCGGCTGGACGTTTTTCAGCGCATTCTTGGCATGACTCTGGCCAGTCTGCCTTTTTGGCTGGTCCTGGCGCTCATCGGCTATGCAGATGCCGGGCTGCCTTCAGGCTCCCAGGCAGGACAATCGTTGATTGTCGCCCTCTCTTCCGGAGTGATCGCTACCGTCTTGTTCTTCCGTGCCACGGATATGGTGCGCAGCAGCATGAGCGGGCTCGCGGCAGTGGAGGCTACCCAGTCGCTTGAGGTATTGTTCGCCCTGACCGGTGAAATGCTGATTCTGTCCTCACCGCTGCCTTCACTGCTGTCCTGGATAGGTATTGCTGTAATTATCATCGGAATGGCTCTGCACAGTATGTTCTCCCGGCGCCCCCTAAGCAGGACGCCGCGGGCAAGAAGCCGTAAGCTCCCTCCCCCTGTGGCTGCGGGCAGCGAGGAGTAGAGAGGGTTGTTGCGGTACCCGTAGCATACCGATATAATTAAAAGTATTGCGGTGTTGGTACTATTTTAAAAGGTGGAGTTGCAGCTTGGACATTAACGATGAATCGGTGTTCACTTACCGTTCGTACAGCCTCCGGGATACGGAGCTGCTGGCAGCTGCGATAGCCGCCGCAGCCACAGCCGGTATGGTGATTGGCCTCGACGGGGATCTGGGTGCGGGGAAGACGGCGTTCTCGCAAGGTTTTGCGCGCCATTTGGGCGTGCAGGGGATTGTTAACAGTCCTACTTTTACTATAATCAAAGAGTATGATGGGCGTCTGCCGCTGTATCATATGGATGTATACCGGATCTCGCTGCAGGAAGCGGACGAGCTTGGACTGGACGAATATTTCTACGGGCAGGGAGTGTGCCTGGTGGAATGGAGCAGTATCATCACAGACTTGATGCCGCCGCGGCATCTGCATATATACATGGAAACAGCCGGACCGGAGGAACGTTATATTACGATAACCGGAACCGGTGAGCCTTATGGTGAATTGTGCCGGGCGTTGAGCCAGAAGTGGGGTAAACAAGGATGATGAACGAAAATAAAGGGCCGCGCAAGCGGCTTTTGGCGCTGGATACATCAACGGCTGTCCTGGGAGTAGCTGTAACTGAAGAAGGCAAACTATTGCATGAGATTAATGCATCCGGGGAGCGGAACCATTCTGTGCACCTGCTGCCGATTATTGAGCAGGCCTTGCAGGCCAGCGGTACGGATGCCTCGATGCTTGGCGGAGTGGCTGTCGGCCTGGGTCCGGGATCATACACGGGCACCCGGATTGCGGTGACTGCGGCCAAGACGCTGGCCTGGGCCTGGAAGGTGCCGGTAGTCGGCATTTCCAGCCTGCATGCCCTGGCTTGGGGCGGGTATGCTGCTGTACAAGAGAAGCAGCCTGATGCTGCGGCAGAACAAGCTGCACAGACGGACGGATTTGGTCCGGACTGGATTGTTCCTCTGCTCGATGCACGGCGGGGGCAAGTCTACACAGGGTTATTCACTTCATGCGGGCTCCAAGCTCCGCAGCGTCTCGAACCGGATGCCATCCGCCTTATGGCCGACTGGGTGCTCTATCTGGCAGACCGGCTGAAGCAGGCGGAGGCGGAGGGCAGCAAACCCCGCGCTGTCTGGTTTGTCGGCGAGACTGCGCTGCATGGCAGCGAGGACAGTCTTCGTCCGCTGCTGGGAGCAGCGGACGTACATGCGGAGCCTTATGAGCTGGAGGGGCGCTGGGCAGCGCTCCTTGGTGAGGAACGCCTGCTGGAGGGCAGCGGCGGTGACGATATTCACGGGTTAATCCCGAATTATACCCAGCTTACTGAAGCGGAAGCCAATCTGCGCCGGAGCAGTGAAGGGAGCGCGAGCAAAGTATGACGGAACCTACGCGGGCGGGAGAACAGGAGAGCGGTCCTGTATTTCGCCTGATGAAGCTTGAGGATATTCCAGAGATTCTCGTGATCGAACGGGAAGCTTTTACGATGCCCTGGACGGAGGAAGCGTTCCGTAATGAGCTGACGCATAATCATTTTGCCAAATACATGGTGATGGAGCTGGCCGGCCATATCATCGGCTATGCCGGGATGTGGGCGATTGTCGACGAGGCCCATGTGACGAACATTGCCCTGCTCGAAGCTTACCGGGGACGCAAATGGGGCGACCGGCTGCTGGAGGAGCTGATGAAGACGGCGAGCTTTTTGGGCATGAAGTCGATTACGCTAGAGGTCCGGGTCTCGAATGAGGTGGCCCAGAATTTATACCGCAAAAAAGGTTTCCGGCCGGCCGGTACCCGTAAGGGGTATTATTCGGACAACCGTGAGGATGCGCTGATTATGTGGGCGGATCTGCCGGAGTATGGAGAGCAAGGGTTGACGGAAGGAAGCGTGGATCTAAAATGAATACTGAAACAGGCGCTATTGAGCCTGTACTTATATTGGCTATTGAGACGAGCTGTGATGAAACCTCAGTAGCAGTCATCAAAGACGGACACGAGGTGCTGGCAAATATTATTTCCAGCCAGATTGAAACTCACCGCGCCTTCGGCGGCGTAGTGCCGGAGGTTGCCTCACGCAAGCATGTCGAGGTGATCACCCTGGTGATCGAGGAGGCGCTGGCAGCCGCAGGGGTACAGCCTGAGGAGCTAACGGCAGTTGCGGTCACGCAAGGACCGGGACTTGTCGGGGCGCTGCTGGTGGGTGTCGTTGCGGCCAAAAGCCTGGCGCTGGCCTGGGGCAAGCCGCTAATCGGCACGCATCATATTGCCGGGCACATTTATGCCAACCGGCTGGTGAAGGAATTACAGTACCCGTGTATGACTCTCGTTGTATCCGGGGGACATACGGAGCTGGTCAATATGGAGCGCGAAGGGGAATTCCGGATTATCGGGCGCACCCGCGATGATGCGGTCGGCGAAGCCTACGACAAAGTCGCCCGCGCACTTGGCTTTCCGTATCCGGGCGGTCCTCATGTAGACCGTCTGGCCCGTGAAGCGGCAGAAGCGGTAGCCTTGCCGCGTGTCTGGCTGGAGCATGATTCCTATGATTTCAGCTTCAGCGGTCTGAAGTCGGCTGTGCTGAATGTGGTGAATCAGAGCAAGATGAAGGGGCTGACACCGGATGTGGCCGGCATCGCCCGCGGTTTCCAGGAATCTGTGGTCGAGGTGCTGGTGGAGAAGGCCGTCCGGGCTGTAAAAGCCTGTGAGGCTAAGCAGCTTCTGCTCTGCGGCGGGGTTGCCGCCA of the Paenibacillus pedocola genome contains:
- the rimI gene encoding ribosomal protein S18-alanine N-acetyltransferase, which produces MTEPTRAGEQESGPVFRLMKLEDIPEILVIEREAFTMPWTEEAFRNELTHNHFAKYMVMELAGHIIGYAGMWAIVDEAHVTNIALLEAYRGRKWGDRLLEELMKTASFLGMKSITLEVRVSNEVAQNLYRKKGFRPAGTRKGYYSDNREDALIMWADLPEYGEQGLTEGSVDLK
- a CDS encoding DMT family transporter; protein product: MISVRPIILGVCSALFFAVTFVLNRRMELSGGSWAWSASLRYLFTLPFLVAIVAGRGRLKPLLSAMKERPAAWLLWGTVGFGLFYAPICFAAAYAPGWLTAGTWQLTIISGSLLAPFFGRWVSGPDGRVYERGRIPLRGLGLSLIILAGVVLLQAEQARELEASQVWLGIVPVLIASFAYPLGNRKMMELCGDRLDVFQRILGMTLASLPFWLVLALIGYADAGLPSGSQAGQSLIVALSSGVIATVLFFRATDMVRSSMSGLAAVEATQSLEVLFALTGEMLILSSPLPSLLSWIGIAVIIIGMALHSMFSRRPLSRTPRARSRKLPPPVAAGSEE
- the tsaE gene encoding tRNA (adenosine(37)-N6)-threonylcarbamoyltransferase complex ATPase subunit type 1 TsaE, with translation MDINDESVFTYRSYSLRDTELLAAAIAAAATAGMVIGLDGDLGAGKTAFSQGFARHLGVQGIVNSPTFTIIKEYDGRLPLYHMDVYRISLQEADELGLDEYFYGQGVCLVEWSSIITDLMPPRHLHIYMETAGPEERYITITGTGEPYGELCRALSQKWGKQG
- a CDS encoding H-type small acid-soluble spore protein; the protein is MDVKRAKDIYASKEMISVHLDGEPVWIERVDEANGMATVQVGSRPTNTHTVGVERLEEQGS
- the ku gene encoding non-homologous end joining protein Ku, giving the protein MHTVWKGAISFGLVHVPVKMFSATEDKDISLRYIHKECGSPLSYVRKCPVCEKEVGWEEIGKGYEYEKGKFVLFDKEELDQLTEESSKNITILDFVDLTEIDPIYFQKTYYLSPDQAGTNAYRLLMEAMRQTGKIGIAKISIRSKSSLAAIRVLEDCLAIETIFYPDEVRPVSQVPGLPEAGMVSDKELDMAKLLISQLSTPFEPEKYTDDYRQRMLDLISHKVSGEEFHIAPSRQESNVIDLMAALQASIEAVQHIPPDPGPSLAGSASKPKTAAAAKKKTAKAKAAEAAPGTAVVNEATGPIPVIAPKAKRRSPKSKETVS
- the tsaB gene encoding tRNA (adenosine(37)-N6)-threonylcarbamoyltransferase complex dimerization subunit type 1 TsaB; this encodes MMNENKGPRKRLLALDTSTAVLGVAVTEEGKLLHEINASGERNHSVHLLPIIEQALQASGTDASMLGGVAVGLGPGSYTGTRIAVTAAKTLAWAWKVPVVGISSLHALAWGGYAAVQEKQPDAAAEQAAQTDGFGPDWIVPLLDARRGQVYTGLFTSCGLQAPQRLEPDAIRLMADWVLYLADRLKQAEAEGSKPRAVWFVGETALHGSEDSLRPLLGAADVHAEPYELEGRWAALLGEERLLEGSGGDDIHGLIPNYTQLTEAEANLRRSSEGSASKV
- a CDS encoding ATP-dependent DNA ligase translates to MEMQPVTPFEPVLAAQLPSGSQWIAQIKWDGVRMLSYYDGNHVELINRRGNRRTLQYPELTVPCSYCRADSFILDGEVIALSGGKPSFHEVMRRDSLKSAAAIRAVTPQVPVLYMVFDMLFCNGVWLLDQPLSRRQQMLSEMLLPHPHVQNVPSYADPAELFSAALNGRLEGIVCKDINSTYATGGKDKRWQKRKIISDVTAVAGGVTFRDGIVNALLFGLYDDAGKLHYIGHAGAGRMTAMDWRNLTAQAHNLTIPVMPFASLPQRSKGAVWIKPSLVFKLHFLEWNSSGTLRQPVIQAQVDLPPEDCRIGQRG
- the tsaD gene encoding tRNA (adenosine(37)-N6)-threonylcarbamoyltransferase complex transferase subunit TsaD codes for the protein MNTETGAIEPVLILAIETSCDETSVAVIKDGHEVLANIISSQIETHRAFGGVVPEVASRKHVEVITLVIEEALAAAGVQPEELTAVAVTQGPGLVGALLVGVVAAKSLALAWGKPLIGTHHIAGHIYANRLVKELQYPCMTLVVSGGHTELVNMEREGEFRIIGRTRDDAVGEAYDKVARALGFPYPGGPHVDRLAREAAEAVALPRVWLEHDSYDFSFSGLKSAVLNVVNQSKMKGLTPDVAGIARGFQESVVEVLVEKAVRAVKACEAKQLLLCGGVAANKGLREALVSRCEAEGIELIIPPPVYCTDNAAMIGAAAYVKWRHDGSTPLDMVADPGLSLEKWSVSAY